The following proteins are co-located in the Thermoplasmata archaeon genome:
- a CDS encoding cytochrome c oxidase subunit II, with product MVNKLEVAWTLAVVALLAGVAAYSTILLYQLDALPSDPTEYVTVIGHQWWWEFCYANASKAGCFNTTYDASTNTVSGGALWAAPGAEVQINVTGADVIHSFNIPQLGVRIDAIPGRTNMFAFSVPDVAAGTHYLIQCTEFCGEFHGTMRSFLVVT from the coding sequence ATGGTTAACAAGCTCGAGGTCGCCTGGACCCTCGCGGTGGTCGCACTCCTCGCCGGGGTGGCGGCCTACTCGACGATCCTCCTCTACCAGCTCGACGCGCTCCCGAGCGACCCGACGGAGTACGTCACGGTGATCGGCCACCAGTGGTGGTGGGAGTTCTGCTACGCCAACGCCTCGAAGGCCGGCTGCTTCAACACGACGTACGACGCGAGCACGAACACGGTGAGCGGCGGCGCTTTATGGGCCGCTCCGGGCGCGGAGGTCCAGATCAACGTCACCGGCGCGGACGTGATCCACTCGTTCAATATCCCGCAGCTCGGCGTTCGCATCGACGCGATCCCCGGCCGCACGAACATGTTCGCCTTCTCGGTGCCCGACGTCGCCGCGGGGACGCACTACCTGATCCAGTGCACGGAGTTTTGCGGCGAGTTCCACGGAACGATGCGCTCGTTCCTCGTCGTGACCTAG
- a CDS encoding sulfocyanin-like copper-binding protein → MSLRGPERAAVALALAVLLVGGAAIALVDSAPARAATAVRTDASDAVSVTAVSGFSFTPNAVQGLPTNATITLTFTDSDSLDHTFWIIGKQGWVIPPSYSSGQLEALAFGHLPPALVGANASANGGQNITTFTSPSAPGWYEFVCTEPGHFQNGMYGFIAFGMNLPGNLTVSAASTNPGAAVFIIVGVIVGLVVIALVLGFVVGRRRGATYEMPPERLGYPEPESPSEPESPTGAHEPPG, encoded by the coding sequence ATGAGCCTGCGAGGTCCCGAGCGCGCGGCGGTCGCTCTCGCGCTCGCGGTGCTCCTCGTGGGCGGTGCCGCGATCGCACTCGTGGACAGCGCGCCCGCGCGCGCGGCGACCGCCGTGCGCACCGACGCGAGCGACGCGGTCTCGGTCACGGCCGTCTCGGGCTTCTCGTTCACGCCCAACGCGGTCCAGGGCCTTCCGACGAACGCGACGATCACGCTGACGTTCACCGACTCGGACTCGCTCGACCACACGTTCTGGATCATCGGCAAGCAGGGCTGGGTGATCCCGCCGTCCTACTCCTCCGGCCAGCTCGAGGCGCTCGCGTTCGGCCACCTTCCTCCCGCGCTCGTCGGGGCGAACGCGAGCGCGAACGGCGGGCAGAACATCACGACCTTCACGTCGCCCTCGGCCCCCGGGTGGTACGAGTTCGTCTGCACCGAACCCGGCCACTTCCAGAACGGCATGTACGGCTTCATCGCGTTCGGGATGAACCTGCCCGGGAACCTCACCGTCTCGGCCGCGAGCACCAACCCCGGTGCCGCGGTGTTCATCATCGTCGGGGTCATCGTCGGGCTCGTCGTGATCGCGCTCGTGCTCGGCTTCGTCGTCGGCCGCCGCCGGGGCGCGACCTACGAGATGCCGCCGGAGCGCCTCGGCTACCCGGAGCCGGAGTCGCCGTCCGAGCCGGAGTCGCCGACCGGCGCCCACGAGCCTCCCGGCTGA